ATTTTCAGCCTGCGAAATACCAACACAATGCGGACAGTTATCTGCAACTTCGCAGGTCTTACATTCAACGGTATTTTCCCAAACCAAAGACTTCACAAGAGATGCTCGTATTTCTCCATTCCAGATATCTTGTACACTACTTTCAATTACCGAACCAAGTGGTGTTTTCAACGACACGCAGGGATACACAGTTCCGTCTGGGGAAATTGTAAGCGATGTTGTGCCTGCTCCACAGATTGAACCAGAAATATTTTTACCCTGAACAACGGGAATATCCATACTAAACAGGTGATTTTCCGCAACCCTCAAAACTTCTTTT
The sequence above is a segment of the Chitinivibrio alkaliphilus ACht1 genome. Coding sequences within it:
- a CDS encoding SPASM domain-containing protein, translating into MNLINKNNGDNSPSQLFLDDEGKIKEVLRVAENHLFSMDIPVVQGKNISGSICGAGTTSLTISPDGTVYPCVSLKTPLGSVIESSVQDIWNGEIRASLVKSLVWENTVECKTCEVADNCPHCVGISQAENGSPFTCNHCDRMVAEAISELDSE